ACTACTGATAACTATAATGTCTTAATCGTTATGCAGATTATGTGATTTCTATAGTTTGTAGAGAATAGAGAATGGGTagtgaaagaaaataagatgtttcttgtttgttttcttgaatACGCATTTCAGGTTTGAATCAAACAAATACTTTGGAGCTCTCGTCTTCTTCGGGATTTTGACCGGAAAACTCGTGCAGTGAAAGGCATATGTGACCGTGGCCATGACTCCTCGTGCCACATTTAAGATGGAAAAGTGGAGTAATAAGATCGCTTCTGTCAGGTTCATCCCAAAGTCTTCTGACTGTTGAAGTGAGACCCAAGTGTGTGATTTAGTAGAATAACCATGTACTTGCACTGTACAATGTTATCATTGGTTGgtagtaaaatatattttactatCCCATATATATGATGTACGTCCTGGGAAAATATATTTTGTGTTGACTATATATGATGAATGGTTTATGGTATCTTATACGAATGCACCTTGGGTACAGGACGAGAAATATGTGCTGTTGTCTCTCATCTCATTGTGATGACAGGCAATATTTTTAAAGTATGGCCAACAAACAAGCCTAAAGAACTGAGTTTCACGTATTCGATCTTGGCTTCCCTCCTATGGCACGATGAGCTGATATcaagctcatatatatatatatatatatatatatatagagagagagagagagagagagagagagagagagagagagagaaggagagagagagagagagagatgtaaaaaACTATctcaacctttttctttttttaggaCATGATGGTTTATACACTGCTATTAAATGACCCAATCGTGCTACTAAAAGATCTTAAGACCAGGACTATAGATCAAGTCTCAACCGCACCATCTTACTCCTCACGCGCTTTCTCATGGTGTTGCTCCTGTACCAGTATACAACACATGCAAAAAAGGAAGGTGGGCCAGAAGGGGCCATGGCCTCTCCTCAaatttccaaaaagaaaaatttgtatataattaaaaaaattcatttagcCTAtgaaaaagttatattttaGCCCCTGTCAAAATTCTAAAACTATACTTTGGAACTCTAATGAAAAATATCTAATTCCACATTATGGGACTTCGTCTGTGGTTCTGTTCTCTCATTATATGGTCTAATCCTTAATCTCTCCCACTCATTCAAATGAGAAATGGAATCACATAGTAATGCAGGTAATATTAGAAACTAATAATGGAGTAACCTGCCGtaatgttttgaattttttgcacTTCTCTGGTTaggaaggtaaaaaaaaaagtagtgaaATTATGTAATGGAATTTCACAGTTCAAGCTGCATTTTCTAGTCAAATTGGATCTGCATAAATTGTGTTAGGGCCGACTTGAGAAATCGCAAATCACTCTGTTTCTGACCAAAGCCTCCAGAACTTGATGCACTTCAGTTCAGCCGTTGTTTATTGGAATATCACCAAGAACTTGATTACCGTCATGACATTCGTAGAATTTGTGCAATTCAAAAGCTAATTTATAGATATGAacgcaaatatatatatatatatatatatatatatggtttatGAGTGTGGAAGAAATGTCAGCAAGGCAAAAGTCTTTTTTTCCTATCACGTGGTTAAGGACTGCATTGATGTCTGGTGTAAAGGGCACATAGTCATGCAATTTACACTAGAGATGCGAACGCCTGTGCCACTTTTCTTTACAATTTTCTTTGACCAAATATATTACTTTGACATTGTGTCTGTCTTTTTGCACAATTTTTTAGTGTGCAGGAGAAAACTTCACGACTCTAACAAAAGCAAGTCTTTCTTTTCCACCCCGAGGTCCAGGGCTGCACTGGGGTCGGGGTTGGAGCTTGCAGTGCACATCTACTAGTGCATTGCTTTCCTCCAATTTGCACAAGGATTGCGGGGGCCCATGACGCTTACCAGCCACTGACCATCTTTTGTTTCTTGGAACTTTTGCTGATCACCGAGTAGGTGCATGAGAATTGCAAGCGCCCCATCCCCATCTTACTGTATGTTAGTCGAGAGGGACTGACTTTCAACATCAAAGAAATGTGAGTTTTGCTCCTTTGAGCTTCTAATCTTTTCCATGGTTGAAGACTTTTTCTTCGAAGCAGCTGAGTCCTAGATCGCAAAAATTCTTATGAACTGTCAACTGAATCCATTAACTGTTGTGCTAATCTTTTAGGTCCCTAAGCGTAAGGCGACCAAAAGCTTGGGATTTCGTTTCCTTTGAAAACATGGAAGAAAAAACAGCATTTCGGCCGTCGTCATCAAACTGACGCAATGGTCAGGTCGTATACCATCGATCATCTCAGCTGAGTCGAGTCTTCCGCCGCTATGAAtcaatgagaaaggaaaagccATTCTTTGAATCTCACGTTAATACGGGTGTGGAGGCACGGGCATCAGGTggaaaaaatattcattttcatattggtAATTCGTGGTAAGTTTTTTATAagtttacatattggtgctttctaaaaatttaaaatttcacaaGTAGTGCCCTAGagttttctggctctgcccttgcattaataataaaaactttAGAATGTGCCTTTTTGCCGAAGATGcctattttttttcacatgttttagCATTTTTCTCTACCTTGAAGGCTTGAACTCTATCCACAAACCGGCTATGCGTTTGGAGGACACcttaagaaatgaaattttgtaaaattcagGATTTTTTACTAGCTTCAGGGACCAAGTTTATGCATTTGGGTGACACGATAAGAaccttattttcattttttaaagcctggtttttgtttaaataacaaaaatgatgaGTTAATATAGTAAATATATTGATATCATTAAAATATGAAGTTTTCCATGAAAAACCAGGGTGGAGAGGGGGGGGGCAAGGTTTTTTTGGCCCTTTGAAAATGAGTTTTGTCAGTATGCCTAAAACCAAGTTGTGGAGAAAATGTCAAACCAAATAACCCAAAATATCCATATCATGAGGCATGTCTCTTGTTATGGGCCATAACATTTGACTTGCTTCAGTCAAACGGCCCCATACAGGATAACGCTTTCAATGCAAGCAGCATAAGggaaatatgaaaagaattaAAGGGGGTATAGTGAAACCTTATAGTTTTAGATATCACTATAAAAGAAAACACCATGCACGAAGACTCTCAACTCAAACTCTCTGCCTTGCCTCATCTTGTAGTAGATGTTGCTTGCAGTATCTGTTATGTTATGATCAAGCATGGCATCAGCGTCCTTCTTGATTGAACAGAAGAGCCTTGCAACTAGCAAACCCACCAAGCCAGGCGCATGGCCCCATCACTTCATTCCTGCAGCATTGCGAACATATGCTCGCTTGGCTCGTGTCCACAGGACTGTAAGATTTTGGCTTGTGGCTTGGCCGCAAATGTGGTATTATGCTCGATTGCACgcccgtgtgtgtgtgtatgtatgtatgtatgtgtgtgagagattGGTAGCTACCAGATTCTTATTTTAAGTGTTAAACCCATAATTTGGACGTCCCGAGATCGATGGTTGAGAGTGAAAGGAGATCGAGCATTTTACTCATCTAATattaattaacaaaattttctttttattttcatgtcagTCCAAGATAATTCTTTATGGGTTTAGCACTTAAGGGTCCAATACTTACCAATTTGTATATGTGTGTAGGCACCAAGCTCTAATGTGTGAGGCTTGCTAGGAATCCTCTTATCTGTCGATTATAGAAACCTGGTAGGGATTTGATTGACAGAAAAGGAGAGAGACTGGTTTTTGAAgatctctcttttctctctccattgcTATTGTCAAGTTGTTCtttcaaaaatccaaaaaacccttcaaaagagagaaggagTTTTGTTTAAGGAAACTCGTGTTTcatgcttttctctctctctctctctctctctctctctctctctcttcctttcaaGGGTACTTCAAAGACTTCAAAAAATGGCTTAACTTCTACGTTTACAATTAGTTAATCTTCATTGTCTAACCTCTTTGGAATCGGTGGCCTAAATGATTCCTATCAAAGTTTGGTTTATGGTAGctccttgtttatatatatatatatatatgtatatcttcatttgtaattttttttgtccgCATGTTATGGCAAAATGGGGTAGGATTATGAGTTTCTGATGTGAGTTTGGTGCAGGGGAATTGCTTTGGCTGCGCCGCCTGGTAAGCTTCCGGATCTGAGCCTGATGTGGGTGCTCGCTTGGGCTTCGTTCTTCGCAAAAGGGTTGGGCTGCACCATCAATGACATATTGGATCGGGATTTTGATTCCAAGGTATAATTTCTCCTTCTCTTAACTTGCCTTTCGTTTATGTGCACGCTGAATTTGTTACTACCAGACATTAAAACGGAGAAAATATTTCTTTGAGAATTAATTCATGTATCCATTTGTAACTTCTCGACAAACAAGTAGTCCCttgtaaataaatgaaataatataaGGGCGGTCTTTTGCCGATATTTGACtacattttcttcatcttaGTAACAGCTTGTGTCATTTAATTTTACGGGCAAGATATTTGCTGTCTCAAGGTTATTATCGTGTTTCTCCAAATAACTATTTTAAATCCCCAAATTTAACCTTCTCGTATGGCACAACAGGTACAACGGACAAAATCAAGGCCAATCGCAAGTGGACTTCTCACGCCTTTCGAGGCAGCTCTATTTCTTGTCTTTCAACTCTTACTTTACATTCGTGCTCTCTCACTAACAAACACATtttggtatctctctctctctctctctctctctctctatatatatatatatatatatatatatatatatatatatatatatgtgtgtgtgtgtttcaaaAACTCTCCTCAActacaaattatatattttttccctCCTCACAAAACTTTTGGGAAGATTATTGTAAGACTCATATGCTTTTCTTCAGCAAATATGCGTTTGATTCTCTGGATTAACTTCCCCTTTTTCCACAGTTTGGGTGTTGGAATGGCAGCACTGTTACTGGTTTTCTCTTACCCattgatgaagagaatgacaTATTGGGTACGCTTTGCTTCTGATATAGTTTCTTTGAATAACTTCTTTTGCTCAATTACAGTTACTTGATCATGGAAAACATAATTGCAGCCTCAAGCATATCTGGGCTTGACCATGAACTGTGGAGTCTTAATGGGTTGGTCAGCGGTTAAAGGGAGCTTAAGCCTTGTTGACATCTTCCCATTATACACTGCTGGCGTATTTTGGACTATCATATATGACACTATATATGCACATCAGGTACAttacatttttctgttttttttttttttgtcactgcAATCCAGTCAACATGTTTTTGAAGGTTACATGAATTTGATACAACGGTTGGAAGAGtgtgataatgaaaaaaaatcactgAAAGTACTGCAGCCGTATGATAATAAACCTGAGATTGGATCCATTTAGGTAGATCCAGTGAAGAAAACCGCATCTACATACTATCTAATTAAACTTGGAAATGCCATGCAGTTTCCTGACTTATTCCATTAAGAGTTCCGAATCCTACCGATCCGTGTTGAATTCGGCTTTGTCAATACAACTTTAGGTCTTAGTAGAGCCTGAGTTAGATTAGGAGAGAATTAATCAGGTTTGTATCCTCTTAAAGTTGGACCTGAACTTGACGGGTACTCGGGTTATGTGATCTCCCAGGTCTCAAAGCAGCTTTGGACTCTCAAAGCAGCTTTGGACTCTGAGGGCAGGGGGACATGGGAGGGGGGGGGGcataggccatggccccaccctggcaaatgaaaaaaaaaaattacattaaaaaaatataattttttaagtttgcaatatattttttagagttgaattcaatttggccctaccccagatccagaggttggactgtcggcccgtccctaaaaaaaatcatgacttCGCTCCTAGACATGGGTCAAGTTTTCACCTCTCAGTACGCCTCAACAATGGATTCGATCTGTGTTCGAACCATTTACTTACTTACATGCATCCTGGGGATGAcaagccaacatttttttttgagggCCCAGTAAATTTGTAAACTACCTTAAGATTTTACTGGGGACATGGATGACCATGGTAACTACATCTGTTGGGGAATGGGGAATGATAGCGTGTACTTTTCTCTTGGTTGATCATAATTTGGAGAGATTTGGTAACTGCCAGTGGTCTGTCCGTCCAATTGTATCAGGATAAGAATGACGAAGTGAAAGCTGGTGTAAAGCCCACAGCCTTAAGGTTTGGAGAATCAACAAAGAGTTGGATAAGTGGATTTGGAGTTGCCTCCTTTACTTTCTTCCTCCTCACTGGATACACAGCTAGCTTTGGTACGcgatgcctctctctctttctctctctctctctctctctccctattttTATCAAACAATCGTCCTTCTTCTTGAGCAGGTTGGCCATACTATGCATTTTTGGCAGCTTCAGCTGCCCAACTATTGTGGCAGATTTGGACCCTTGACATATCAAGACCTCAAGACTGCGAAAAAAAGTCAGTACTGCTGATAACTATAATCTATTAATCATTGTTCAGATAATGTGTCTTTTATAGTTGTAGAGAATAGAGAACAggtaatgaaagaaaataagatgttccttgtttgttttcttgaatACCCGTGTCAGGTTTCAATCAAACAAGTACTTTGGAGCTCTCGTCTTCCTCGGGATTTTGATCGCGAAACTCATGCAGTGAAAGGCATACGTGACCGTGCCCATGACTCCTCGTGCAACATTTATGATGGAAAAGTGGAGGAATAAGATCGCTTCTCTCGGGTTCATCCGAAAGTCTTCCGCCTGTTGAAGTGAGACCCAAGTGTGGGGTTTAATAGAATAAGCATGTATTTGCATTATACAATGTTTAACATCTCCGCTTGATAGTAAAACTATGCTCCAGAGCGATtagaagaaacaaatttttcttgagaaaatatACTTTCTGTTGACTGTATATGATGAACAGTTATGATGTCCTGTATGAAAACACCTTTTTTACATGGCGGGCAATGCGTGCTGTTGTCTCTCGTTGTTAAGACAGGCAGTATGTTTTAAGTAGGGCCACTAAACAAAACCAAAGAACTGAGTTTCACATATTCAATCTTGGCTTCCCTCCTATGGCACTTGAACTGGTTTTGAACAATACTGGAATTAACGTCAAACTGTGTGTGGCAAATGGTGAAGATAGAATGATAACTATGAAAGTGTTGGTGGCGCCAATGGCAGCAGTGACGATGGCGGTGCTATGGTGGTAAAGTGGTTGGCGGCGAAGAGGGTAGTAGCAAATATAGAGGTAGTCGAAGTGAGAGTGAGACTACGGTGCAGGTAGCTCCTGGTGATTGAAAGTTGAatatatttcatgaatatgttccaAAGTAGTTATAAATACATGAAAGAAGTTATTCAATTGTTGGCAGTAAGTGGCAACGGCGACAAGGGGTGGAAAATGAGATATTCATGTTAAATTAAAACTAGAACATAGCTTGTTTTATGTATTTACATCTACTTTGGAACATATTCATGAAGCAATAGCACTGTGACTGCATATgaaaaatatcaccaaaaattgataaaatagTCGATCATTCCCCTCAATTTGACAAGCATTTATGTCTATTCCAAAGAGTTAAAGAACAACTCTGCTCAAAAGTTACTAAGAAGTAATTTGTTGTGTTGATTCCACAGAATGAATCAGTAGGTGATGATTTGAATCATTGATCTGGGATTCTAGTTGCCCGAGAGTTAAGGACGAATGAAAGTAAGTTGATTGTTTATGGTTTTAAAAGATTAAGGGCagtctctgttttttttttccaaagaatgAACCAACTGGGCGACGGAATTTGTCCCAGGTTTAAGCTTATTCCGGCCGCCCTCTTCATCGTGAAAGGGAGCCGACGTCCTTCTTCCATCCTGGTAATGCTGAGGCTTCCGCTGTCTCTGGTGCTCTGCAAGTAAGGCAATTTGGACGCCGCGTTGTTTCTATAACTAGCTGGGGTCAATCCAATGGCCCCAGCTATATATACTGCTACAATTTTTAAAGCAaacattaattatatttttcataaacataaaaaaggcaGCAGAAAATGAGAGATGTGTACACCCCTGCATCTCCAAACGAGTTTTTGAATTAATTTGCCACCGATTCTATTGTCAATGGGCTGGTGCGTGCCAGTTTTCACTGATAATAAATCCAATATAAATCTAATACCCGACCGAACCGCTTTATAAATGACAATGTTTCATTAAGAAATCGGGACAGATTCATAGTTAAAAATGACACCAAATCGGATTTCAATTTGGATTTAGGTGAATTGTTATCAtatctgaatatgtgaacatccaaaaaaaaaaaaaaaaaaagcgtaaCTGATTCATATCTGAATATTAGTCTGAAGGCAAAGCTGATCCACACTCTCCCAAGGCTTCAAATATAAGGTCTCTAGAATTCCAATGGAAAAGCTAAGTTCCTCATCTCCCTGTGGTAAGGAAGGAAGCTCAACTCTAAGCCTGCAGCTCAGCTTAATTAGGAGTTCAGCTTAATTAGGAGTTGGGCTCTGGCTGGGCCGCAGCTCCTACCTGCCGCTCAGGCCGGCCcagttaaaattaaaatttgtatattttaaatataaaataatatataaataaaattaatcataataaattaataaaaataatattaaaaatatcttatCAAACTGAATTGGATTTAGTGGGGCCTACAAGGgccaaagatatatatatatatatatatatagaaaaaatagATATGTAAATAACTTTATCAtcgttttaccttttttttttctattgacaaTTGAtagaaaaaattgagaaaaattgTGAATTGACACCGGTTAATAAAAATGTCacatcttttctctttcttttttctcttaaccgCCAACGTCAAAAAAACTCGAAGTCTGTCCACCATCCAAAAGGCCtagcatatatataaaagggcACTATTACTATTCTCATGGTATCAGCATACAACACTGGGCTGCCCCTATTTTAAGTCTGGCTCAAGCTTGGACCTCATTTTTGcaactgatttatttttttaaaataatatatatatataattatattaaaaatatttttttaaaaaaaaattgtatccAGGCCCATCCCGACCCCCACCCTTAAAGAGGAGGCTGGCAAGGGTTATGTCTCACTTCACATAGTAATATGAGTAACATTAGAAACTAATAACGGTGTAATCTTTGGTAgtgttttgatttcttttgtaCTTCTCTTGttaagaagattaaaaaaaaaaagtggtgaaAACATATGTAACGGAATTTTACAGTTCAAGCTGCAGTTTCTAGGTTTGCATAAAGTGTGTTGGGGCGGACTTATAAACCTCAAATCACTCTGTTTTTTACCAATGCCTTTAGAACTTGATGCACTTCTAGTTCTGCCGTTGTTTCTTGGAACCGCACCAAGAAATTGATCACCATCTTTAGTTGTTCACCGCAAACATCCCATCTTACTACTGTAGTGGAGAGGGACTGAGTTTAAACATCCAAGGAATGAACGTTTTGCTTCCAATCTTTCCCATGGTTAATGACCTTTTCTTCGAAACCAATGACTCCTAGATCCCAAGATTTTAAGCTAATCTTTTAGGTCCAAAAGCGTAAGGCGACCAAAAGCTTGGGATTTCCTTTACTTTGAAAACATGGAACAAAGACACCTTTTCGGCCTTCGATCACCTCAGCTGTGTCAAGTCTTCCGCCGCTGCCGCCAAGAGTCGATGAGACGTGTGTGTGGGCATTTGCCCCACATGTTTTAGCACTTTTCTTGAGATCTATCCACAACTTTGTTAGGAATTTTACTCAAGGTTGCGTCTGGCTTCAAAAATGGCGATTtgtgaaattcatgttttttgaCTTGCTTATGTGTTTGGGTGACAACAAAAGAACCATACTTTCAGATATGGAGACAGAAATTTTGCATGAAAAAGGTCGAATTGAAGTTTCTAAATTTAAACCTCAaggaatatcatttttcaaaaattttagataagacaaatgatttttttaaattttacatgcaaattctttattttttttaggtggggTGGTGGCTCTTGCGGGCCCTAACCTGTCTCTGCCCCTGCATACTTTCACTTTTTCAAATCTGGGTTTCTGTTTAGAGAACAAAAATGAGTTGGTATAGTaaatttattgatattattaaAGGTTTTCTATGGAAAACGAGGGGAAGGAAGCAAGGCTATTGAGCGTCTTTCCAAAATGAGTTATGTCAAGGCGCCAAAACTGGCGTCCTAACACTTTGAATTCTAAGGAGGTCAAAAATTCCATATCTTGAGGCAAAACCTATGTCACTTAGTGCGGGATGAAGGTGCCGGAGCGGcacatcttaaaaaatttaagtgcggtgagggtattttattattattattattattaatttattatatagataacaaaataagcatgtatatattattattacaatttagttattaatatatatatcataattaaataattgtattgcatagaaaaatatcataacaacctatattatataagtattttagtaatatgacattttaactggACTTAGATGTAAGTCGAAGCCGCACCCACGTCTAGTGCACACCCCACTTGATGTGACTCAAGTGCAACAATAAAATAAACGAGTCCGGGTGATTTAGGGCAAAACTcaccatagaaaagaataaggCGGCCATATGgtaaaaaagaaggagaatGGTTTCCGTGTTCCTACATGCAGTTTAAATTTGATGGATACTTTTGGTAGGGCATTTCTAACCCATACGACAAAAAGGGTATTTTGGACATTTTGAATTTATAATGTATGGTCCagctctttatttttatatatatatatatatatatatatatatagatttgtaatttttgttgtccGAATGTTATGGCAAAATGGGGAAGGGTGATGCGTTTATGATGTGAGTTTGGTGCAGGGGAATTGCTTTGGCTGTGCCGCCTGGTAAGCTTCCGGATCTGAGCCTGGTGTCGGCGCTGGCTTGGGTTTCGTTCTTGGCGAGAGGGTTAGGCTGCGCCATCAATAACGTATTAGATCGGGATTTTGAAGCCAAGGTATAATTTCCCCCTCTGTTAACTTGCCTTTCGTTTATGTGCATGCTGAATTTGTTACTACTAGACATTAAAACGGAGAGAGAATGAGAATTAATTCATGTATCCATTTGTAACTTCTCGAAAAACAAGTAGTCCCttgtaaataaatgaaataatataaAGGCAGTCAGTATTGCTGATAACTATAATCTGTTAATCATTATTCAGATAATGTGTCTTCTATAGTTGTAGAGAATAGAGAACAggtaatgaaagaaaataagatgttccttgtttgttttcttgaatACCCATGTCAGGTTTCAATCAAACAAGTACTTTGGAGCTCTCGTCTTCCTCGGGATTTTGACAGCAAAACTCATGCAGTGAAACGCACATGTGACCGTGGCCATCACATTTAAGATGGAAAAGTGGAGGAATAAGATCGCTTCTCTAGGATTCATCTGGAAGTCTTCTTACTGTTGAAGTGAGACCCAAGTGTGGGGTTTGGTAGTAGAATAAGCATGTGCAATTGCATTATACAATGTCTAATATCTCTGGTTGATAGTAAAACTATGCTCCAGAGTGATTAAAAGTTACAGattttttcttgagaatgtaTATTTTATGTTGATTCTATATGATGAAAGATTTATGATCTCTTatatgaatttaattttttaccgAGGATGCAATATGTGTAGTTGTCTCTCGTTGTTAAGACggcaatatttttgaagtaggTCCAATAAACAAGCCTAAAGAACCGAGTTTCATGCATTCAGACTTGGCTAACCGAGGAACATAACAAGCACAAACACACCCGACGTTTGCACACGAATAAGCATGAAACTGGTTACATATGTCCTTCATCTGTATGAAATTTCATACGcaattttaataatgacaaaaaatgttcatgattaatacaaaaagaaactttttgtagggACATAAAagcaaaccacaaaaaaaaagatttgaggaTTCGATAAACATAAAATTTGTCGGTTCGTATATGCATATCGTTATAACCAATATACCCCTATAAGTAGTAAAAaagtgtctttgtttttttgtcccGCTCATagtattatctcattatctcaaaaatatttcagtatctcaaaaactttatctcatacttatgttttaGCATTATCTCGTACATCCATCTATTATCTCAGtatgtcataaatattttattatctcataaacattatttcatacttatgtttagggttatctcattttctcataaattttttgttatccaATAAACATACCTCGTACTTATGTTTAGCTTCAATTATAGATAAAAAAGCGACATTCTTGTTTAAGCTTAAATTAGGAGATGAAGATTTGTACACAGCAAGTGAATGACCTAATAACGCTACTAAAAGATCTTAAGACCAAGTCTATAGATCAACCACACCACCTTCTGCTTTCTCATGGCTCTGCTCTTCTACCAGCATACAGCGCATGC
This window of the Nymphaea colorata isolate Beijing-Zhang1983 chromosome 2, ASM883128v2, whole genome shotgun sequence genome carries:
- the LOC116247473 gene encoding 4-hydroxybenzoate polyprenyltransferase, mitochondrial-like, which translates into the protein MASASFLIEQKSLATSKPTKPGAWPHHFIPAALRTYARLARVHRTVRFWLVAWPQMWGIALAAPPGKLPDLSLMWVLAWASFFAKGLGCTINDILDRDFDSKVQRTKSRPIASGLLTPFEAALFLVFQLLLYIRALSLTNTFCLGVGMAALLLVFSYPLMKRMTYWPQAYLGLTMNCGVLMGWSAVKGSLSLVDIFPLYTAGVFWTIIYDTIYAHQDKNDEVKAGVKPTALRFGESTKSWISGFGVASFTFFLLTGYTASFGWPYYAFLAASAAQLLWQIWTLDISRPQDCEKKFQSNKYFGALVFLGILIAKLMQ